A part of Chroicocephalus ridibundus chromosome 5, bChrRid1.1, whole genome shotgun sequence genomic DNA contains:
- the KLF3 gene encoding Krueppel-like factor 3, whose amino-acid sequence MLMFDPVPIKQEAMEPVSVSYPSNYMDQMKPNKYSVIYSTPSMLHNKFYSNPEGLSNGIQMEPVDLTVNKRSSPPSTGSSPSPLKFQTVHRRTSPGLTLSSPSSPLSKFTPSPPGVQPISMPITIPPVMAAALSRHGLRSPGILPVIQPVVVQPVPFMYAPHLQQPIMVSTVLADEMETPSSMQVPVIESYEKPTLKKTIKVEPGTEPSKTDFYPEQMSPPMMTSLSPQQVMLQENHPSVIVQPGKRPLPVESPDTQRKRRIHRCDYEGCNKVYTKSSHLKAHRRTHTGEKPYKCTWEGCTWKFARSDELTRHFRKHTGIKPFQCPDCDRSFSRSDHLALHRKRHMLV is encoded by the exons ATGCTAATGTTTGACCCAGTCCCCATCAAGCAAGAAGCCATGGAGCCTGTTTCAGTg TCATACCCGTCCAATTACATGGACCAAATGAAGCCAAACAAATACAGCGTCATTTATTCTACACCGAGTATGTTGCACAACAAATTCTACTCAAACCCCGAAGGACTCTCAAATGGAATCCAGATGGAGCCAGTAGACCTTACGGTGAACAAACGAAGCTCACCACCTTCGACTGGGAGTTCTCCTTCCCCCCTAAAATTCCAGACTGTGCACAGGAGAACTTCCCCTGGATTGACTCTGTCCTCACCCAGCTCACCTCTCAGTAAATTCACCCCGTCACCCCCAGGAGTACAGCCTATTTCCATGCCAATAACGATCCCACCTGTAATGGCTGCTGCTCTTTCGCGCCACGGACTGAGAAGCCCTGGAATCCTCCCGGTTATACAGCCTGTTgtggtccagccagttccttttATGTACGCTCCCCATCTTCAGCAGCCCATCATGGTGTCCACAGTTCTTGCTGATGAGATGGAAACTCCAAGCAGCATGCAAG TGCCTGTCATTGAGTCTTACGAGAAGCCTACGCTGAAGAAAACAATCAAAGTAGAGCCAGGAACTGAACCATCGAAGACTGACTTCTATCCTGAACAAATGTCACCTCCGATGATGACCTCATTGTCTCCCCAGCAAGTAATGTTGCAAGA GAATCACCCTTCAGTTATAGTTCAGCCAGGAAAGAGACCTTTACCTGTGGAATCTCCGGACACACAAAGAAAACGCCGGATACATCGATGTGATTATGAAGGCTGCAACAAAGTCTACACTAAGAGCTCCCACCTGAAAGCTCACAGAAGAACCCACACAG gtGAAAAACCATACAAATGCACTTGGGAGGGATGCACGTGGAAGTTTGCTCGTTCCGATGAACTAACGCGGCATTTCCGCAAGCATACAGGAATCAAACCTTTTCAGTGCCCAGACTGTGACCGTAGCTTTTCACGTTCGGACCATCTTGCTCTTCACAGAAAACGCCACATGCTAGTCTGA